A genome region from Coffea arabica cultivar ET-39 chromosome 7e, Coffea Arabica ET-39 HiFi, whole genome shotgun sequence includes the following:
- the LOC113702233 gene encoding ribonucleases P/MRP protein subunit POP1 isoform X3: protein MGPRDYQHMFGMLSASPCLNSGDFTSLSASMAGRGKGSRALLKKSKQGVLVHDSSYYSAVQLEGPEDLLLLILSQVMVPSPLETSDQTSQHILAGVTYGSAMLHHVGAVFAQPVAPVTYMWRPQNPILTARVDKIDNKDEQQSIDSYASSRQLWIWIHPAAFREGYDVLESACETANLNGRSVNCISLEGKLGKLDLIGPKAFQLMQNIFHPLTCSTNSWAVQKCSVAVNNNKSSTTYSCSLPQEDQISTSVIISLTVKDPRAIAEKGFAVLPETKPSKDLGAKETNTQGDTTSERILPWNPGSLSSLPSNPEEKYRFSEFIDLWDVSKGVNPPVEESFLCKKKQSQLIRIFSIGEKTSNKLDASGVRQYSQLCPIMLLKDNSGKGFTTRWSAILPLSWVKVFWIAIISNGGLAIGLRERHWITSEAGLPYFPSDFPDTNAYSCFMAMEAAIADQKEKLRPPSLRPFRVPHFPPWDCIHYGSEEISTVGVTKFLPVSNNSMKILNCKNCDVADVGSRGAVFNGVVARTSDVLLHFVSHVKDDNLLLFPNSLDGKRCLTKVMKDNELITHQTNGISSQLMCCQKLCFVRVLLHAYKEGVFEEGAVVCAPHPGDITMWSSTRLDDAGKFQAPQSLPGSYFVQQPSGRWALQVPEDPVVRESFRWPIGFITTGFIQGSKKPVAIGLCEVALLARLREDQWKTISVSKRRKEIYVLVRNLRSTAYRLALATIVLEAQEEDLEFM from the exons ATGGGACCAAGAGATTATCAACACATGTTTGGCATGCTAAGCGCTTCACCATGTCTAAACTCTGGGGATTTTACCTCCCTCTCGGCCTCCATGGCAG GTAGAGGTAAAGGTTCAAGGGCTCTCCTGAAGAAGTCAAAGCAAGGAGTGCTCGTGCATGACTCAAGTTACTATAGTGCTGTTCAGCTGGAGGGTCCAGAG GACCTCTTATTGTTGATTCTAAGTCAAGTTATGGTCCCTTCTCCTTTAGAAACTTCTGATCAGACATCCCAGCATATACTTGCTGGTGTCACTTATGGTAGTGCTATG CTTCATCATGTTGGGGCAGTATTTGCTCAACCAGTTGCTCCAGTGACCTACATGTGGCGACCACAAAATCCAATTTTGACTGCAAGGGTTGACAAAATTGATAACAAAGATGAGCAGCAGAGTATAGACAGCTATGCTTCGTCTAGACAGTTGTGGATATGGATACATCCTGCTGCTTTTAGAGAAGGATATGATGTTCTGGAGTCTGCATGTGAAACT GCAAACTTAAATGGACGCTCAGTGAATTGCATCTCTCTCGAGGGCAAGCTTGGAAAACTGGACCTGATAGGTCCCAAGGCATTTCAGCTTATGCAGAACATATTCCATCCTCTGACCTG TTCTACAAATTCTTGGGCTGTGCAGAAATGTTCAGTTGCTGTAAATAACAATAAATCTTCAACAACATACTCATGCTCCCTTCCACAGGAAGATCAAATTTCAACTTCAGTTATCATTTCTCTCACAGTAAAGGATCCTCGTGCTATTGCAGAAAAAGGATTTGCTGTTTTGCCAGAAACTAAACCGTCTAAGGATCTAGGTGCTAAAGAAACTAATACGCAAGGGGACACAACCTCGGAGAGGATTCTACCCTGGAACCCAGGCTCCCTTTCATCATTGCCTTCAAACCCTGAAGAAAAATATCGGTTTTCTGAATTCATTGATTTGTGGGATGTCTCCAAAGGGGTAAATCCGCCAGTAGAAGAAAGTTTTCTTTGCAAAAAAAAGCAGAGTCAGTTGATTAGAATTTTCAGTATTGGTGAGAAGACTTCCAATAAGTTAGATGCTTCAGGTGTGAGGCAGTACTCTCAATTATGCCCCATTATGCTTTTGAAAGATAATTCTGGCAAAGGCTTTACAACAAG ATGGTCTGCCATTCTCCCTTTAAGCTGGGTCAAAGTCTTTTGGATTGCCATTATCTCCAATGGTGGTCTAGCTATAGGTTTGAGAGAGAGGCATTGGATCACAAGTGAA GCTGGTTTGCCATATTTCCCTTCAGACTTTCCTGATACCAATGCATATTCTTGCTTTATGGCAATGGAGGCAGCTATTGCTGATCAAAAGGAAAAGCTTCGACCTCCTTCCCTGAGGCCTTTCAGAGTTCCACATTTTCCACCTTGGGACTGTATCCACTATGGTTCTGAGGAAATATCTACAGTAGGGGTCACCAAATTTCTTCCAGTTAGTAATAActcaatgaaaattttaaattgcaaaaattgtgATGTAGCAGATGTGGGAAGTCGTGGTGCTGTTTTTAATGGTGTTGTTGCAAGGACATCCGATGTGCTGCTGCATTTTGTAAGCCATGTCAAAGATGATAATTTGCTTCTATTCCCAAATTCTCTTGATGGAAAGAGATGCTTGACTAAGGTTATGAAGGATAATGAATTAATTACCCATCAAACAAATGGCATCAGCTCTCAATTAATGTGTTGCCAGAAACTATGCTTTGTGAGAGTTCTTTTGCATGCTTACAAGGAAGGTGTTTTTGAAGAGGGAGCTGTGGTTTGTGCTCCTCATCCCGGTGATATAACTATGTGGTCGTCAACCAG ATTGGACGATGCTGGAAAATTTCAAGCACCTCAGTCTTTACCAGGTTCATATTTTGTTCAGCAGCCATCTGGGAGATGGGCACTTCAAGTACCGGAAGACCCAGTGGTCAGGGAATCTTTTAGGTGGCCTATTGGTTTTATTACAACTGGGTTCATTCAAGGCAG TAAGAAGCCTGTGGCAATAGGTCTATGTGAGGTGGCTTTGCTTGCTCGTCTTAGAGAGGATCAATGGAAGACCATATCTGTTAGCAAGAGGAGGAAGGAAATTTACGTTCTGGTCAGGAATTTGAGGTCCACCGCATATAGACTTGCTCTTGCCACCATAGTTCTTGAAGCACAGGAAGAAGATTTGGAATTCATGTGA
- the LOC113702233 gene encoding ribonucleases P/MRP protein subunit POP1 isoform X1 — translation MVTDWSKLQASTAAPPRTLNVQKLAESRAGELHSLHSIVGTCLHNNFRSQRNKRRRTTSHIKKRFRYDNSNNGLLETDEKRLPRRIRRTIDLKKNPLTDFATSGDGTKRLSTHVWHAKRFTMSKLWGFYLPLGLHGRGKGSRALLKKSKQGVLVHDSSYYSAVQLEGPEDLLLLILSQVMVPSPLETSDQTSQHILAGVTYGSAMLHHVGAVFAQPVAPVTYMWRPQNPILTARVDKIDNKDEQQSIDSYASSRQLWIWIHPAAFREGYDVLESACETANLNGRSVNCISLEGKLGKLDLIGPKAFQLMQNIFHPLTCSTNSWAVQKCSVAVNNNKSSTTYSCSLPQEDQISTSVIISLTVKDPRAIAEKGFAVLPETKPSKDLGAKETNTQGDTTSERILPWNPGSLSSLPSNPEEKYRFSEFIDLWDVSKGVNPPVEESFLCKKKQSQLIRIFSIGEKTSNKLDASGVRQYSQLCPIMLLKDNSGKGFTTRWSAILPLSWVKVFWIAIISNGGLAIGLRERHWITSEAGLPYFPSDFPDTNAYSCFMAMEAAIADQKEKLRPPSLRPFRVPHFPPWDCIHYGSEEISTVGVTKFLPVSNNSMKILNCKNCDVADVGSRGAVFNGVVARTSDVLLHFVSHVKDDNLLLFPNSLDGKRCLTKVMKDNELITHQTNGISSQLMCCQKLCFVRVLLHAYKEGVFEEGAVVCAPHPGDITMWSSTRLDDAGKFQAPQSLPGSYFVQQPSGRWALQVPEDPVVRESFRWPIGFITTGFIQGSKKPVAIGLCEVALLARLREDQWKTISVSKRRKEIYVLVRNLRSTAYRLALATIVLEAQEEDLEFM, via the exons ATGGTTACAGATTGGAGCAAGCTTCAGGCATCTACGGCAGCTCCACCTCGAACCCTCAATGTGCAGAAATTGGCCGAATCACGAGCTGGTGAATTGCACTCTCTTCATTCAATTGTTGGTACTTGTCTCCATAACAATTTTCGTTCCCAGAGAAACAAGAGGAGGAGAACCACCAGCCACATAAAGAAAAGATTCCGTTATGATAATAGTAATAATGGGCTTTTGGAGACAGATGAGAAGAGGCTCCCTCGCCGTATCCGTCGGACAATTGATCTAAAAAAGAATCCTCTGACTGATTTTGCTACATCTGGAGATGGGACCAAGAGATTATCAACACATGTTTGGCATGCTAAGCGCTTCACCATGTCTAAACTCTGGGGATTTTACCTCCCTCTCGGCCTCCATGGCAG AGGTAAAGGTTCAAGGGCTCTCCTGAAGAAGTCAAAGCAAGGAGTGCTCGTGCATGACTCAAGTTACTATAGTGCTGTTCAGCTGGAGGGTCCAGAG GACCTCTTATTGTTGATTCTAAGTCAAGTTATGGTCCCTTCTCCTTTAGAAACTTCTGATCAGACATCCCAGCATATACTTGCTGGTGTCACTTATGGTAGTGCTATG CTTCATCATGTTGGGGCAGTATTTGCTCAACCAGTTGCTCCAGTGACCTACATGTGGCGACCACAAAATCCAATTTTGACTGCAAGGGTTGACAAAATTGATAACAAAGATGAGCAGCAGAGTATAGACAGCTATGCTTCGTCTAGACAGTTGTGGATATGGATACATCCTGCTGCTTTTAGAGAAGGATATGATGTTCTGGAGTCTGCATGTGAAACT GCAAACTTAAATGGACGCTCAGTGAATTGCATCTCTCTCGAGGGCAAGCTTGGAAAACTGGACCTGATAGGTCCCAAGGCATTTCAGCTTATGCAGAACATATTCCATCCTCTGACCTG TTCTACAAATTCTTGGGCTGTGCAGAAATGTTCAGTTGCTGTAAATAACAATAAATCTTCAACAACATACTCATGCTCCCTTCCACAGGAAGATCAAATTTCAACTTCAGTTATCATTTCTCTCACAGTAAAGGATCCTCGTGCTATTGCAGAAAAAGGATTTGCTGTTTTGCCAGAAACTAAACCGTCTAAGGATCTAGGTGCTAAAGAAACTAATACGCAAGGGGACACAACCTCGGAGAGGATTCTACCCTGGAACCCAGGCTCCCTTTCATCATTGCCTTCAAACCCTGAAGAAAAATATCGGTTTTCTGAATTCATTGATTTGTGGGATGTCTCCAAAGGGGTAAATCCGCCAGTAGAAGAAAGTTTTCTTTGCAAAAAAAAGCAGAGTCAGTTGATTAGAATTTTCAGTATTGGTGAGAAGACTTCCAATAAGTTAGATGCTTCAGGTGTGAGGCAGTACTCTCAATTATGCCCCATTATGCTTTTGAAAGATAATTCTGGCAAAGGCTTTACAACAAG ATGGTCTGCCATTCTCCCTTTAAGCTGGGTCAAAGTCTTTTGGATTGCCATTATCTCCAATGGTGGTCTAGCTATAGGTTTGAGAGAGAGGCATTGGATCACAAGTGAA GCTGGTTTGCCATATTTCCCTTCAGACTTTCCTGATACCAATGCATATTCTTGCTTTATGGCAATGGAGGCAGCTATTGCTGATCAAAAGGAAAAGCTTCGACCTCCTTCCCTGAGGCCTTTCAGAGTTCCACATTTTCCACCTTGGGACTGTATCCACTATGGTTCTGAGGAAATATCTACAGTAGGGGTCACCAAATTTCTTCCAGTTAGTAATAActcaatgaaaattttaaattgcaaaaattgtgATGTAGCAGATGTGGGAAGTCGTGGTGCTGTTTTTAATGGTGTTGTTGCAAGGACATCCGATGTGCTGCTGCATTTTGTAAGCCATGTCAAAGATGATAATTTGCTTCTATTCCCAAATTCTCTTGATGGAAAGAGATGCTTGACTAAGGTTATGAAGGATAATGAATTAATTACCCATCAAACAAATGGCATCAGCTCTCAATTAATGTGTTGCCAGAAACTATGCTTTGTGAGAGTTCTTTTGCATGCTTACAAGGAAGGTGTTTTTGAAGAGGGAGCTGTGGTTTGTGCTCCTCATCCCGGTGATATAACTATGTGGTCGTCAACCAG ATTGGACGATGCTGGAAAATTTCAAGCACCTCAGTCTTTACCAGGTTCATATTTTGTTCAGCAGCCATCTGGGAGATGGGCACTTCAAGTACCGGAAGACCCAGTGGTCAGGGAATCTTTTAGGTGGCCTATTGGTTTTATTACAACTGGGTTCATTCAAGGCAG TAAGAAGCCTGTGGCAATAGGTCTATGTGAGGTGGCTTTGCTTGCTCGTCTTAGAGAGGATCAATGGAAGACCATATCTGTTAGCAAGAGGAGGAAGGAAATTTACGTTCTGGTCAGGAATTTGAGGTCCACCGCATATAGACTTGCTCTTGCCACCATAGTTCTTGAAGCACAGGAAGAAGATTTGGAATTCATGTGA
- the LOC113702233 gene encoding ribonucleases P/MRP protein subunit POP1 isoform X2: protein MVTDWSKLQASTAAPPRTLNVQKLAESRAGELHSLHSIVGTCLHNNFRSQRNKRRRTTSHIKKRFRYDNSNNGLLETDEKRLPRRIRRTIDLKKNPLTDFATSGDGTKRLSTHVWHAKRFTMSKLWGFYLPLGLHGRGKGSRALLKKSKQGVLVHDSSYYSAVQLEGPEDLLLLILSQVMVPSPLETSDQTSQHILAGVTYGSAMLHHVGAVFAQPVAPVTYMWRPQNPILTARVDKIDNKDEQQSIDSYASSRQLWIWIHPAAFREGYDVLESACETANLNGRSVNCISLEGKLGKLDLIGPKAFQLMQNIFHPLTCSTNSWAVQKCSVAVNNNKSSTTYSCSLPQEDQISTSVIISLTVKDPRAIAEKGFAVLPETKPSKDLGAKETNTQGDTTSERILPWNPGSLSSLPSNPEEKYRFSEFIDLWDVSKGVNPPVEESFLCKKKQSQLIRIFSIGEKTSNKLDASGVRQYSQLCPIMLLKDNSGKGFTTRWSAILPLSWVKVFWIAIISNGGLAIGLRERHWITSEAGLPYFPSDFPDTNAYSCFMAMEAAIADQKEKLRPPSLRPFRVPHFPPWDCIHYGSEEISTVGVTKFLPVSNNSMKILNCKNCDVADVGSRGAVFNGVVARTSDVLLHFVSHVKDDNLLLFPNSLDGKRCLTKVMKDNELITHQTNGISSQLMCCQKLCFVRVLLHAYKEGVFEEGAVVCAPHPGDITMWSSTRLDDAGKFQAPQSLPGSYFVQQPSGRWALQVPEDPVVRESFRWPIGFITTGFIQVRSLWQ from the exons ATGGTTACAGATTGGAGCAAGCTTCAGGCATCTACGGCAGCTCCACCTCGAACCCTCAATGTGCAGAAATTGGCCGAATCACGAGCTGGTGAATTGCACTCTCTTCATTCAATTGTTGGTACTTGTCTCCATAACAATTTTCGTTCCCAGAGAAACAAGAGGAGGAGAACCACCAGCCACATAAAGAAAAGATTCCGTTATGATAATAGTAATAATGGGCTTTTGGAGACAGATGAGAAGAGGCTCCCTCGCCGTATCCGTCGGACAATTGATCTAAAAAAGAATCCTCTGACTGATTTTGCTACATCTGGAGATGGGACCAAGAGATTATCAACACATGTTTGGCATGCTAAGCGCTTCACCATGTCTAAACTCTGGGGATTTTACCTCCCTCTCGGCCTCCATGGCAG AGGTAAAGGTTCAAGGGCTCTCCTGAAGAAGTCAAAGCAAGGAGTGCTCGTGCATGACTCAAGTTACTATAGTGCTGTTCAGCTGGAGGGTCCAGAG GACCTCTTATTGTTGATTCTAAGTCAAGTTATGGTCCCTTCTCCTTTAGAAACTTCTGATCAGACATCCCAGCATATACTTGCTGGTGTCACTTATGGTAGTGCTATG CTTCATCATGTTGGGGCAGTATTTGCTCAACCAGTTGCTCCAGTGACCTACATGTGGCGACCACAAAATCCAATTTTGACTGCAAGGGTTGACAAAATTGATAACAAAGATGAGCAGCAGAGTATAGACAGCTATGCTTCGTCTAGACAGTTGTGGATATGGATACATCCTGCTGCTTTTAGAGAAGGATATGATGTTCTGGAGTCTGCATGTGAAACT GCAAACTTAAATGGACGCTCAGTGAATTGCATCTCTCTCGAGGGCAAGCTTGGAAAACTGGACCTGATAGGTCCCAAGGCATTTCAGCTTATGCAGAACATATTCCATCCTCTGACCTG TTCTACAAATTCTTGGGCTGTGCAGAAATGTTCAGTTGCTGTAAATAACAATAAATCTTCAACAACATACTCATGCTCCCTTCCACAGGAAGATCAAATTTCAACTTCAGTTATCATTTCTCTCACAGTAAAGGATCCTCGTGCTATTGCAGAAAAAGGATTTGCTGTTTTGCCAGAAACTAAACCGTCTAAGGATCTAGGTGCTAAAGAAACTAATACGCAAGGGGACACAACCTCGGAGAGGATTCTACCCTGGAACCCAGGCTCCCTTTCATCATTGCCTTCAAACCCTGAAGAAAAATATCGGTTTTCTGAATTCATTGATTTGTGGGATGTCTCCAAAGGGGTAAATCCGCCAGTAGAAGAAAGTTTTCTTTGCAAAAAAAAGCAGAGTCAGTTGATTAGAATTTTCAGTATTGGTGAGAAGACTTCCAATAAGTTAGATGCTTCAGGTGTGAGGCAGTACTCTCAATTATGCCCCATTATGCTTTTGAAAGATAATTCTGGCAAAGGCTTTACAACAAG ATGGTCTGCCATTCTCCCTTTAAGCTGGGTCAAAGTCTTTTGGATTGCCATTATCTCCAATGGTGGTCTAGCTATAGGTTTGAGAGAGAGGCATTGGATCACAAGTGAA GCTGGTTTGCCATATTTCCCTTCAGACTTTCCTGATACCAATGCATATTCTTGCTTTATGGCAATGGAGGCAGCTATTGCTGATCAAAAGGAAAAGCTTCGACCTCCTTCCCTGAGGCCTTTCAGAGTTCCACATTTTCCACCTTGGGACTGTATCCACTATGGTTCTGAGGAAATATCTACAGTAGGGGTCACCAAATTTCTTCCAGTTAGTAATAActcaatgaaaattttaaattgcaaaaattgtgATGTAGCAGATGTGGGAAGTCGTGGTGCTGTTTTTAATGGTGTTGTTGCAAGGACATCCGATGTGCTGCTGCATTTTGTAAGCCATGTCAAAGATGATAATTTGCTTCTATTCCCAAATTCTCTTGATGGAAAGAGATGCTTGACTAAGGTTATGAAGGATAATGAATTAATTACCCATCAAACAAATGGCATCAGCTCTCAATTAATGTGTTGCCAGAAACTATGCTTTGTGAGAGTTCTTTTGCATGCTTACAAGGAAGGTGTTTTTGAAGAGGGAGCTGTGGTTTGTGCTCCTCATCCCGGTGATATAACTATGTGGTCGTCAACCAG ATTGGACGATGCTGGAAAATTTCAAGCACCTCAGTCTTTACCAGGTTCATATTTTGTTCAGCAGCCATCTGGGAGATGGGCACTTCAAGTACCGGAAGACCCAGTGGTCAGGGAATCTTTTAGGTGGCCTATTGGTTTTATTACAACTGGGTTCATTCAAG TAAGAAGCCTGTGGCAATAG